CGTGGATGGGCTGTCCATTAAACCACCGATTGTTTAGGTCTATCACAGCCTTCTCAGCGTCCTCCTCTTTACGAAACTACAAAGAGAGATGGCAGTCGAAGAGAAAAGTAATGTCAGTGGATCAAAGCCAAATTTCACTACATTTCAGGGAAAGTGGAAGCTTGACACTCACCTTCACATACACGTTTCCAACTAGGTGGTCACCAAGGTTGTCACATACGTTCATTTCCTCCACTTCGCCGTACTTTTCTTCCATCTCTGTGAACACCTCCTGTGAGGAAATGATAGAGAAGTGAAGTCTGACGTTATGTGCGCTGTGTGAGCATTGACTACAACAAATCAGTTAAGAGCCTGTTAAAGGAAAATATGCACGACTCCTTTCTCAGTGGGAAGCTGAAGAAGATATCTGAACCCACTCTTCTGTTTGTTCAGTGAATGTGCAACAGCAGCTATCAGTTAGTTAGATACATATGTAAAATCTATAAAAGAGCACCACAATAGATCTTTTTCAAAATCAATGAACACAACATTTAGCTGTTTTAACCCAGTTTTAGTTCTTGAGAATGGATCTTCATTAATTACCTTAAACACAGTTAGAAAAAAATGTACCAGTGGAAAAGTGGTGCAGTCATGGTTTGAGGCAGAGCGGCACAACATGAGAAATACTTCACAAGGGAGTGAGTTACCTCAAAAAACTCATCATAGTGCTCCTGCATCTCCGTGTCGCTGATGGTACCTAGTGGTTAGAGATAATTCACAGTTTAAGCAACAAATACTAAGTTGCATAAAATAATCCTTGCAATGACATCATGGTCAGTTCACATTAACTGCTCGTTTTCAGGTGGTAAATGTAATTAAAGTGCAAGTGCAATTCTTTAAATTAATAGGTGTGAGTTAGCATTCAAAATAACtgataaattaaaatttaaaaaaggaagaagagacAGGAGAAACACCCTTAAACAGAGTCATGCGTGGCATTGGCAACATATGCTTGGAACAAGAAATTAGGAGCTGATCCGAGCAGAGTCAGGGAGAGCTCGGATCTGTTTGGGAAATCTGTTTATACTTTATATGCTTGAAAGTAAACAAAACATATCAGcagatatatttaaatatttcacattttaatatcAGCAAATATCATTATCAGTATCGATCTTAAAATCCCTGTACGCAGAATGCTCTTTCAGACTAAACCTCAGACTCTAATGTTAATTTGTCTGTGATCCAAACAACACAGGTTAAACCAAGCTAACCTTTAAATGTAACAAATGTCTAATAAGATTAAAAAACAGCTAACCAACAGTTTGTTATAAataacagaataaataaatccaGTGAATATGTGCTTGAGATGTAGACATGAATAATCTATACACAGTGTAAGTGTTGCTATATTCCAGATAGAAGACACTTTTCAGTTGGCGTGATTCTGTAAGTACAGCTAACACATTGATTTTAATTaactatgtaaataaaaacattagaaaGGGCTTGATAAGCTTCGCTTCATTGTGTCACTTTAAACCTCAACTGCTGCCTACTCGCAGCAGCACGGGTGGCAAACAGACACAAGATGGGTACATggtcaataaaaaataaataaccttTCCAACACTCACAGACCACATTTTCAATAAtagtaatattttaatatataataataataataataataataataataataatgcatacTTTATCAATCCTGTAGGAAATTGCTAAGTCCTCtacatttaacccattcactcagtgaagcagtgggtaTGGTACCTTAacggtaccttgctcaaggGTACCTCAGAGGAGCCATTCGGTGGATCTGAACCCCTGACCTTCCAATCATGGGGCGAATACTCTACCCTACTGAGCTATCTCtgcccttgttttttttttttttttttacttacaggTCAGGCCGTCCACAGACTGGGCGCTGTTCTGGGGGTTCCGGTAAATGTTCAGGAGGGCAATCGTCTGAAGCACAAAAGTTGATGATGATGAGCACTTACACACATTGGGTATCAAATTATAATATTTAGCAGATCAAGCCAATCCCAAAATCAAAAATTTTGATTGTAAAgtacacttttattttgtgtgcagTTTATTAACTCTTATCTGCCGTTTCTGTGAGGTCTGTGCTGCTCTTTTATCAATTTGAATACTAGAAATAAAACTGGAGGATCGGGAACTTACCTGGCTAAATGTCGGCTTATTGTGTAATCTGGAGCAGCGGTCACCATGTCGGCAGGCaccaattttaaaataaaaagagcagTTCACCctgtaaaacaaaatatattaagAGCACTGAAAAATGGGAGGCTGTACTCTGAGGTGaggtaaacataaaaaaaatgtttattaatatttctgaatacaaaaaaacaaactgatagCCTAAACGATCTAGATGGGACTAGAAAACATACAACACATaacaaataacattaaaaagaacaagaaTGAAAAACCCTCCAGTGTGAACTCCTGGTAGTTTACATGACTACTGACATTATTTCTTATTTCACTGTATCTTCTTCCAGCTGCTCCTACCTCAATCTGCCtttcctccttcactacattaATCAATTGTCTCtgttgttttcctcttttccctcttTCCTAGCAGCTCCacattcaacatcctttgtccattATTTTCACCACGTCCAAACCATCTTAACCTTGCTTCTCTATCGTTGTCTCCAAATCACTCAACTTGAGCCATCCTATTTTACAtatatactcatttctaatcctgtccatcaAGGTCATTCTCAATGTCAATCTAGCATATTCaactgtctttttgtcagtgccattatctccaaaccatacatcatagcaggtctcacccctgacactcctcctgcctgcacacTCTTCTTCAACTGTTGTTTTGGATGACTGTATGGCCCAATATTTCAGAATTgtttataatattaaaaaagtaCGTTTCCATCACCTTCGAGTTGTACCATTTACTTCAATGGCAAATTTCAAAATTCTATTGTACAAAAAATCAGCTCAATTTCTTCAAGATCGCCCTGCTCTAATACACCCAAACTACTGCTGGTTACACATTACACTTTCACTTTACATGATCATTTAACTCAGTATTGAACCGTTTTCGCTCAGTATTATTAcctctaattaaaaaaaaaaggttaataaCAACCCATGAAGTTTTACACGTTTTCATTTCAATGTCTGCTTTACATTTCTACGAGGCTACGTTGCTTCATTGGGCATAAAAACGCTTTTTTGTTGGCGGTTCAGCAAATTAACTGTTACAACTCGCAAAGAGGACAATAGAAAACAGTACAATGAATAAAATAGCGGTCTAGACAAATTACAAAGACGAAGTTTATTTACCTAAATGCGATTAAGGAGCACTTGTAGTATGTTGGAGGTTTCCATTGTTTCAAACACGTGTGAGTTTTACAAAGTATGATATTTGTTAACGCCAATAAAGGGTCTAGTTTGTGCACGACTTACGCTCAACTTTGATTAGTGAATTTactatattttcatttaaagttaCCCGCTGTGATTGCTTTCTGACCAGCTCAGCACTGTCCATCACCCAGATGTTGCTAGCTAGCTTTTAGCACGAGCGGCGCGGTTTTTCACTTGCGAAAGCTAGCATATCGCGCTAGCAGATAAAGCCACAGAAGCCTAGCCAGCTGCATGCTGTAAATACCACAAGACCAAATCCTGTCAGTAAAAAGTAGCCATAGGATAAACAGATGAAAATTAAGACTGAAATTACCAAGTTAACATTAAATACTTACTTATCTTTTTCTGTCCCAAAAATGGATGCTAGGTACTCCGCCATCTTGGCTCGCTAGTAGCGTCAACAATTGTATTTCCGGTAAAGGGCCTCCAAAGTAAAAGCCTAACCTCTGTCTGCgctaataataaaacaatttaacAGTTTATAAGGCACCCATGCATAGTATCTttgtaaaattattatttttttgccaGCATAGGGAactgtcatttaaatttaaaatgtaaaatgtgctCAACTGCATAATGGTGGCATCATTAAGTTAAATTTTCCACTGTACAATGAACGgttaaaatctatttatttatgtgtgGGCTCAAGAGTTAaagtttcttttgtttcttgccccttttctttttttttaagactagAAACTCCAAAAATATTCCTCAACAGAgaaaaattatttatatttgtacaAAAGCCCCATAGTCTTACAGATTTTACatatgattatttattttatatgcagCTAATTCGTCCCTTAATCTAGCAAATCTAGAGTTGACATATTTCAGAATTCACTAATCAACTTAAACTTGTTTTAAATTCTGATAAAACGAGGTCTATATTATACACAAGCTTATTTAAAAGTATCCAGCCAGTCCATAttgaaacaaaatgaaactaCTGATTCTTATGGATGTTTAAGACTCTGCCTGGATGCTAGTCTCATTTTTAAGACCCATGTGGAACACCtatgaagaaaattaaaaggaaagattggattcatattttaaaacaaattctgtttttcAATCATTAGTCATCACATAGCTTTACAAGTCACaattttgtctctgtgttattATGGTAATATTGCTAATATGCATGCTTCTGCATCCATCTTCAAGTTTCTTGATTCGGTCTCACAGTTGTAATTTATCAAAGCTGAATCTTTTCTTATTCAACCTTGCTATAATATGAAAAGGTGTGATGGTAGCATTGTGTGATGTTTATTTCCAAAGTTATACTGCAAAGATTGCCTGATTACCTCCGCTCTTTGATTACTATTAAATCAAAAATTAGATTTAAATGGAACAAGCAACAAGTCTCTGATTTCATTGGATCTCCATCTGTCTGAATCCCTGtatactttttctttctgtacacaaatgtttttgaaaaggAGATCTCAATCTCAATGCATCAACCTGTTTAAATGAAGGATTTAACAATAGttcacatgtatgtgtgtgtatttgttttcctTAAAAATGGTTTAATGATTTACCGATTTAGCTTTCTTGATTATTTTCATAttacatcattaaaaaaagcaaaatgataAATTGCTGCAACATCTAACGCCttgaaatacatgaaaatgataCACAAAACCAACTTGCaatgttttacaaataaaataaggaAACATGAATGCTATGGACTTCATCAAGAGATATTTATTTAGTAATCTCTATATTTTACATGTCAAAACATTACAGGGAATCAAAAGGAAACATAACCACATGTTTAGTGGATAGATTGGCTGGTCCACTGCATTATGTTTGCGGCTCCTTTAcgaaaaaaagaacagcaaaaaCACATGTAGGGTCTATTACAATCAAAGTACAATTAGAATAACACTTTAATGATTTAACTTTCCTATTAGTTATAATCCCATCAGTTATAATAATGCACATCAATATAGTCATGGACAAAAAACTGAAACTAGACCCTGAAAAGTAAAGTTTATATATTTACTTATAATGTCATGTTtgatataaagcacttttcacagaAAGACACAGTCACAATGTtctgtacaaaataaaaagtaggAATAAtcagatataaaaatataatagcaacttaaaatgcagtttaaagcAAAAACCCCCAACATGTTAGGAAAGAGAACACCAAAAAAAGCAAGAATAACATAATAATCTTAGTAGAAATCTGCTTTTTACAGAGGTGGTGTGTGTCAAAAGGGGAAAATTCAGCCTACTCCTAAAAGGAAAAGAGACAGGGGATCATCTGGGGATGCACACAGCTCATTTCTTTGCCCAGAGGAACTGTTGCAAATATTTGAAATAGCCCAGTACAaaacttttactttttcacatgcTTTTCAGAACTGAAAACAGTCTGTAGCATACATTAAGGggaaaaactaaaaatcagttACGGGAGGGCATGGTTGTAGTAAACTGATTAAATTTATGGTAACATTTTTCAAGAGACTACCTTTATATTTACAGTTGGTCCTATTAAAAGGCAGTTTTATTTAGCCATTAATGCTAATCTAGTCAGGATACATCTGGACTGGACATTTGTTCCTAAATTGCCACAAAGTTGGAGCTGAGAAAGGCACGTCCAGCTAGCATGGAAACATTTAGCTGGCGGTTTTTCACTACACAGACTTTAAGGTAACTACAGTCTCTCCGGTTAGTCTCCGCCCCTCCTCAGAGTGAGTGTAGTTGGCTAAAAACTTGCATGATATCACTCGactgtgtgcatttttttttgccgattaTCTGCCACAATAGAACATCAACATCTCTGAAGGTCTAAATTTTAAGAGGTATGATTATTTCAGAGACAGATATGCTTGTTGTGAGGAAAATGTACCACACCGTCGTCACGTTTGTTGTATCTGGGGTGTTCCCGCTATTTTATGTAGCTCAAGCAGCAAAGCTAACCTAGCTAGCGTGTTGTTGATTCCTACTCAGCCTGCTGGGAAGAGGCCGCCCACCTACGAGGCAGAAACCCACAGTATTAGCCAACTTCCACAGAGGCTAGGCTAACGCTGGCTCCCTCGGACTTTTGCTTCCTCCTCGGCTTGAAAATAGAAATAACGTTGGTTGTTATACCAGTCGCTAGTTAGCTGTTTTGCTAACAGCACAGTGGAGAAGCTGCGTACTGTCGCGGTGCTGATTACCGTCCAACCACAAACTCAGGGTGGGTATAATTCCATACGCggtaaaacagattttttttagtccTTTCTTCCCCTTATTATCCATTTACACGTCTAAACGAGCGTTGTTTCAGTGTATCTCGGTCGCTTTCCTCTAAAACTTGTTGTTGGATCGATCATCGCTGCTCTCGGAAGTCTTGCAACGCTGTAAAACCTTAGCCAGGATTTCCGGCTCCTTTCCATTTGCCCtatgctgttttgtttccgtttaTTCTATTTCCGTTTTAAAAGTTTTCTACGTGCAGAGTTAAAGTGTGCTTTAACAAAGATTTGCTGAAGTTACGAAGCACTCGGAGTTTATAGgatattttcacggttgtttaGCACGTCGGGATCGATGGTTGTGTAATGCAGCTGCCTCGCCCCGCGTTGCTATATTGAAGCTAacttgtttttttgtaggcCTGCTTCACTGTACACGTGTAGCCTAACGCATAAATTTGAGTTTGGTGAATTTTTCCATCACGTTTTTTGGACGTGTAGTTATACTTGGTTCCTATTTTCTGTAACTACTGGCCTACTGGTTGGCCTTTAGAAGCCACAGCCTCGCCCTCGA
This is a stretch of genomic DNA from Pelmatolapia mariae isolate MD_Pm_ZW linkage group LG16_19, Pm_UMD_F_2, whole genome shotgun sequence. It encodes these proteins:
- the u2af1 gene encoding splicing factor U2AF 35 kDa subunit, which produces MAEYLASIFGTEKDKVNCSFYFKIGACRHGDRCSRLHNKPTFSQTIALLNIYRNPQNSAQSVDGLTCTISDTEMQEHYDEFFEEVFTEMEEKYGEVEEMNVCDNLGDHLVGNVYVKFRKEEDAEKAVIDLNNRWFNGQPIHAELSPVTDFREACCRQYEIGECTRGGFCNFMHLKPISRELRRELYGRRRKSRIRSRSRSRDRRSRSRDRDRDRDRGRGGGRDHERRRSRDRERSGRF